The genomic window GTAACATCATCGATTTGATCAAATGATGAAACAGCCTCCATGATCTTGTTTGCACCACCTGATAGACCAACTGTCTTAGGAGCTGGCTTACCATGGATTGTGATCGAACCTGCAGGAATGACTCTTTCTTTAACGTCACCCTTTGGAGTCTTGATAACAACCGCGGATCTGTTACCGATCAAAGCACGTGAAACTGGAACAATATTTTTAGTTTCTTCAGAAGATAGATTGAAGACTGTTGCAATACCGTAAGGGTTAGATAATTGTGAAATAACCTTACCTTTATCAGCAACTTCAACGGCCGACAACATATTTACCGGTATCTTATCGATGAAGGCAACTTCATCAACGATTGGGATAGTCTTATCTAATCGATTATCAACTAAAACCCCATCGTCTGATTGCAAGATAGCAGCTGTAATGTGGTAGCCATGTTGCCAATATGTATTGATCAACTTAGCTACGTCCCCAAAGTCTAATTCCTTAGGAACGATCACCACGTAGTCGCGACCATCTTGTCCTTTTTCTGCTAAATCACGAATATCAATTGTATAACCGATACCAACTCCAACACCGCCTGGCGTCTTGGGGTTGTGGCCAATCATAGTTGACTCGGTGATAACAGTTTCAGTAATTGTCTCCATAGCAACATCCCCGATAACAGGAGTTGCTTCGTTGATTCTGATCAAATCAACTTGGTCAATGGTAATATCGCTTTTTGTCAGCAATCCATTGATCGAATTTCTAATTCCCATCATGTTTTGCTTGGTACCTTTGATACCAGTAGTTTCAGCAATGTTGGAATTTATGAAATTAATAGACCCATCATTTGCAATTTCAGCTAACACAACTTCAGTAGATGAATTACCTATATCAACGCCAATTACTCTTTGCAAATTAATCACTAACTAGCGTTAAACTAGTTATCTCCTTTGAGTTTCTTACGTTTTTTGTATTCTGTTGCAGCTTCACGAACGAAGTTAGCACAAATCTTTGCACCATACTTGTTTTCGAGTTCGTCTGCCATGTCTAACAATTCTTGCTCTGATGAACGGTAAGGTCTAAGTGAACTGTACATTTCAAGAACACGTTCGTCAGGAATTTTTGTTAATTCAGCAGCACGATCAAAGTTGCTTTGAATTGATGGTCTACCAGCACTCGCAGCAATTTGACCTTGAGCTTTTAATGTAGCTGGTGAAATACGTAAGTCTTCTGGTTTAACTTGACCGTTGATTGCGGCTTCCAAAGTAACTTCCTTAACGTTTTTGCCAGTTGGGGCATTAACTAGATCAGGATGTTTTTGGAAGAATGGGTAATCAGCAGCAGTCATTGTTTTGCCAGCAGTTGCAGTTGTTGATTGTGAACTTGCGGTTGTATTTGATGAGCTGTTAGCTTGTTCTTCTTGAACGTTGTTAACAATTTTGCTAATTAAATCGTTTATTTCTGTCATTTATACCACCTGCTAGATTAGTCGAAGTTAACTTCGATTTCGTCTGGTCCCTTTCCAGGTACAACATATTTTGTTTCCTTAATGTGCATCAAAGCTGATTTAGCTTGATACTTAACACGAGCCATCTGATCATTAACAGTTGGAACAGGTGTAGGTGATTCACCTTTGGCATATCTGGCTGCGTTAGCACCGATAGCACGATAAGTATCTAAATCAATAACTGGTGCTTGAGGGAACAATTCAAGGTTTGATAATGGTTCCAAATCCTTTTGATGAATAATAGTTGTTCCTTTAGATTGAATAGCGATTGCAACGCCTGAGCCTGAGTATTGGTCACCTTCAGCACCGGCGAATGAAACATCGGCTGTACGGTAAACTTTGATAACTCTAGCTTTGAGTCCTTGCTCTTCAATTCCGGCTGTAACTTGACGAAGAATATCTTTATGTTTGATACCTTTCAAGTTTTCAGTCATATGTTCCGCAAATCCAGGAAGAACAGCAACGACAACTTCGTCAGTTGAAGTACCTTTCTTAGCTGGACCAACATGTTTGAACCAGTCTAGTTGAAGTGGTGCATCTGTACCTGGTGCAGGTTTTGTTGCTGTAGCAGTTGCAGAATTAGTAGCACTACTTGAATTACCACCTTGGAAGTCAACTTTCTTGTCAGTTGATTTTGTTTCGGCAATAACTTGACGGATTATGTCTCTTAATAATTTTTCATTAATTTCTTCACTCATAAATTTGGACCTCCCTTCATACTATCTTTTTATACATCTGATGGGTTGATTGCCATTGGAATATCAATGATCTTGCTCCATAGCTCGTCATCGATATGATATCCAGTGCCAGGACCGTTGTAATCATTTGTATTATTTACGGCTGAAATAACGTTCCAGTCTTTATCAAAGATAGCTGAAGTTTGTAGGAAGTCACCGGCAATTCTTTGTTGTAGAAGGTTCAATACGGCTTGGGCAACATCTGTGAAGCCACCTGCATAAAGACCTTTGATGATGTCGATACCTGTAACTCCTCTATCCATGATGTCTTGAGCAGCTTTCATATCTTCAACCATGTTACGTTCTGGCATATCTTTTGAAGTAAATGCATAAGTAGCAGCTTCAACTTCTTCGTCAGTGATCTCAGGAAGATCTAGTGACTTGAAGACAGCTTGCAAGGCTTTAGCAGCTTTGTTTCTACCCTTGATGATGTCTGCTTCCTTAACAGGGACCAAACCACCATTGACCTTCAAATCACGTTGCATAGCATAGTAGTCGTCATAATCAGTTGCATCCATGTTTGAACCAGCAAAGGTATTGTCATAGTTAGGAACTGACGAATAACCTGATGAAATGTAATCAGTTCCGGCAAGGAATTGACCCAATAATCTTTCAGTTCTACGAATGTCTGAATGTGAGAATGCTTGGTCATTACCAGAAGCACATTCAATATCCATTGCCATACATAGAAGGTTTTCACCTAGAACTTCACGAATACCTGAAGGAACAGCTCCGGGGATACCGATACATGAAACAGCACCATTTTGAAGACCTTGTACACCACAACCTTTTGTGATGAAAATACAACGTGCTTCAAGATAAAGCATTGATTTCTTTTCGGCATATCCCATCATAACTTCTGAACCTGAACCAGATGTGAAACGCATCTTTAGTCCACGGGATGCATAACATGATGCTAAGAATCCTTTGGACCAAGGTGTATCATCACCATCGGTAAATACTTGTTCAGTACCATAAACGGAAATTGTTTCGGCATAAGCAGTAAAACCACGCATACCTAAACTCAATTCCTCAGCTTCCTCAACTGAACATTGTGTAAGAACACCAGGACGTCCAGTTTGAGCACCGACCATGATTGAAATGGCATTTAATGGTGCGTAACGAGCAACGGCTGTTGTTGTTTCTTGTTCAGGAAAACCTCTCAAGGCTGCATCAGCAGCATCAGCAGCAATCAAAACAGGATTATCACGAATGTTTGTAACGTGTCCTTGTGTTGCTGGTGTCTTACGTGGACGCATCTTTTGAGTAGCCATCATCATTTCAACGAAATTAAGTTGTTCGATTACTTCGGCAGCCTTTGCAGGTGTAAATCCGGTAGTAATTGGGATGATCTTGTCACGAGTAACATTAGGATCGCACAACATGTTGGCGATCTTTTGTGAATCCATGGCAAGTACTTTTTCAGTTGTGTCTTTGTTGATTGAATGTTTAGCAATGAAGCTATCGATCAAATCGAAATCTTCTTTTTTCTTACCATCCAATTCAACAATTTCACCATTTTCAATTTTTACACTAGGTTTGGGATCGTAAGGTCCGTCCATTGCAACGAAACCTTCTTCAGGCCATTCATCAACGAAACCGTCTTCATGAACTGGTCTTTTTTCCAACTCCTCAAATCTCTTTTGTCTCTTCAAATTATCCACCTCACGTCTGGATATATTTTTTCGTTATTTAGATATATGAAGGATAATCATTTGTTGGTGTACCACCTAATTGGCTCAATAACTTGATACCAACTTCACGGGCAGAAAGAACTGCTTGTCTAACAGCTCCTGACTCACCAGAAATGTGTAGAATACCTTCGTTTGAAAAACTTGTTCCATGTGCAGGTGATGCAAATGAAAGTGCTTCAACATTAGCAGCTTTCATAGCAACATCGGCCATGACAACACCGATACCAGCTGGGGCACCAGCAATCAATCCGTAAGCCTTACCTTCGGGAGCTCCGAAAGCTAAGTTACATGCTTGACTTGCACGAGCTGTGTATTGTAATTCCAAGTGTCCTGCAGGAGTGTTATAAACATCCCCGAAGTGCTTTGGAACGTTCTTTAATGCGATATGTACGGCTTGACGAACGTCAGAAACGTCATCGCCACCGACAATGATCAAAGAACCATGTCCAGCTCCTCCTTTAGTATCACGAGGCATTTGAATACTAATAGCTTGTGTATTAGTACCCTTAACTGCTTCGTCCATTGACATAATTTGTGGTCCGCCACCGGTTCTTGCGGATAGAATACCGATTGATCTATATGGATGGTCAACATGAAGATTCTTCAATAATTCAGGATCAACATTTGCAATGGCCATTCCGATCGTATCTCCAATCGGTGCTGTTCCAATAAATTCTGTTACTCCATTAATAGATGAACTCAAGCGACTCACACCTACTTTCCGTTTGTTATCAACAACATTGTTTCTTAGGACCTGAGCTAGAACTTTTTCAACTAATTCATTTTCATCAGGCGTCTGCATTGATTAGTCTCCTATTTCTTTGCAGTTTCTAATGCGATTAGCTTATCAACATCTTCGTGTGGACGAGGAATTACGTAGTTAGATGTAACTTCGCCAATGTTTTCAGCGGCTGAAACACCTGCATCAACAGATGCGTTAACTGCACCAACATCACCACGAACCATGATTGTAACTAGTCCATGTCCAACTTTTTGTTCGCCAACTAGGGTTACGTTAGCTGCTTTGAGCATTGCATCAGCAGCTTCAATAGCTGGGACCAATCCTCTCGTTTCTACCAAACCTAAGGCTTCGAGTGCCATAATTAGTACCTCCATTAATTAAAAATTGAATACTCTTGTAGTATAAGATAAATTTTATGAAAAAGTTGTTACTTTTTTAACAAGGGCATGATATTGGAACTCCATTGATTTTTAATTTCACAATAATAATCCTGATGGAATACGGTTCCATTGCATTGTTATCACATATTTCACAATAGTGGGTGATGTAATATTCGACTAGATAATGAAAACCCTTGCAAAAAAAATTGATATTTTTGCAATTTCTTGTTGTTTTAACGCTTTCACGCTTGATATATCAACATTTACGGTGGTAGAGTAAAGAAAACTTTTTCAAGATATTGACCATCATGTACAATAATGTGACACTAAATATAATATGTGAAGTGACAAACAAAATAGGAGTGATCATCGTGAGTTTCAAGATCGTAGCCTTCTGTGGCAGTAGTAAGCCGGGTTCTTATAATCAATATTTGATAAATTTTCTTCGTAAAAAGTATATTAATGAAATGAATTTGCAAATTTTAGATATTGACGACCTACCATTTTTAAAATTTATGAAATATGAAGATTTTCCTTCCAAAGTGAAGTATATGTGCCAAAGCATTCAATCAGCAGATGGATTGGTAATCGCTACTCCGGAGATCAATCACGGGATGACGGCAAATGTTAAAAACGCCATCGATTGGTGTTCGATGGTCCCTCACCTGCTTTGGCATAAGCCGGTCATGCTAATGGGAGCTTCAACTGGTCCACTTGGAACTGTTCGTGCCCAAATGCAATTACGTCAAGTTTTAGAATCTCCCATGATCAATTCTCGAGTAACTCGTTCGATTGAATGTTTAGTAACTAACGCTCAAGATTTGTTCGATGAGAATGGAAATTTAACTTCACAAAAATCGATTGATGTTATGGATCAACAGTTCAACGAATTTAAACAATTAATCAATGAAAGAAATCAGGAACTTGCACATGAATGATGAAAAATTCCCTGAAAGAATAATCCAGGAATACGTTCCTGGTAAACAGATCACCTTGGCACACATTATGGCTAATCCTAATCCAGACTTATATGAAAAATTAGGTGCTTTGAACACGACTGATCCAATCGGAATCATTACGCTAACACCCGCTGAATCAACGATCATTGCAGGTGACATTGCGATTAAATCCGGCGATGTTAAAGTTGCCTTTTTAGACCGTTTTAGTGGCTCATTATTTTTAGTTGGCAGAATTGACGACCTTGAAACTTCTTTGCAGGCCGTTCTCGATTATTTTGAAAAGAGACTGAAATTTAGTGTTACAATGATTACCAGAAGTTAACAAAATTTGGGGGAAAATCATGAAAAAACTAGCTTCGTTTCTATTCGCATTTTTACTATTGATCGGACTTGCAGCTCCTGCTACAACAGCTCAAGCAAAGAGCAATAATAACAACATCAAAGTTACTTATACTTTGAAGAATAATAAGAAACAAATTGGCAAAAAGACTATCACTCTTAAGAAAAACGATTCTGTTATGAAGGGTCTTAAAAAGGGCTGGAAAGTATCAGAAAGCAAGGGTTATATCACTTCTATCGATGGTCACAAGCAAAACGACAAGAAGCAAATCTACTGGACATACACTGTTAACAAGAAACAAGTTAACGTTGGTGCCAACAAGAAGAAGCTTCACAATAAGGACCATGTTGAATTTAAGTTATCAAAATATGAATCAGGTAAATAAGTATTAAAAAAGTCGGGACAAGAAATTAATTTTTCTTGTTCCGACTTTTTTTGGTTGTTGGTTTGCTTAAACTTATTTCTGTGTGGTATGAGGGCCGACTTCGGGGTGGTTCCGCTCCTCGGCGCTGGAACGCTGTGGGTACACTTGAAACTTATTGCAAAGACCGCAACAATTTCCAAGCTGCACCTTTGCCTAAGCACTGCTTCGCATTGCTAACGCAAATCTCACGGCTTAGGCCGAACGCTCCACCACCCCGAAGTCTAAACATCGTTAATTCAAAATCTCTATGTATTTTTTGAAATAAGGTATGCATCGTTTGTAGTCGTAAACTTTAATTGGGTCTAAATTTTCTTTGTTGATTATTTCTCAGTGATGCTTCGCATCACTTGCGATTACATATTTTATTCACTTCTTGGTTATATGTCGGTTGCCTTGTTGTGATTTTTGACCATGTTTTAATACTCTTCTCTTGCCTTCAAGTCCACTCGAACGTCTATAATGATCACTTGCAAAATCAAAGTTATAAGGAGAATGATGTTTATGAGTACTGTTTTAATTCTCGGAGCCAGCTCTCCCACTGCTCAGGCATTCATCAAGATGATGAATACTGAATATTCTGATGTTCACCTACGATTATTCGTTCGCAATATTAACAAATTGCCAATGGAACAACGGCATAAATTTGATATTATCATTGGCGATG from Companilactobacillus sp. includes these protein-coding regions:
- a CDS encoding diol dehydratase small subunit, which encodes MTEINDLISKIVNNVQEEQANSSSNTTASSQSTTATAGKTMTAADYPFFQKHPDLVNAPTGKNVKEVTLEAAINGQVKPEDLRISPATLKAQGQIAASAGRPSIQSNFDRAAELTKIPDERVLEMYSSLRPYRSSEQELLDMADELENKYGAKICANFVREAATEYKKRKKLKGDN
- a CDS encoding propanediol/glycerol family dehydratase medium subunit, with the protein product MSEEINEKLLRDIIRQVIAETKSTDKKVDFQGGNSSSATNSATATATKPAPGTDAPLQLDWFKHVGPAKKGTSTDEVVVAVLPGFAEHMTENLKGIKHKDILRQVTAGIEEQGLKARVIKVYRTADVSFAGAEGDQYSGSGVAIAIQSKGTTIIHQKDLEPLSNLELFPQAPVIDLDTYRAIGANAARYAKGESPTPVPTVNDQMARVKYQAKSALMHIKETKYVVPGKGPDEIEVNFD
- a CDS encoding propanediol/glycerol family dehydratase large subunit — encoded protein: MKRQKRFEELEKRPVHEDGFVDEWPEEGFVAMDGPYDPKPSVKIENGEIVELDGKKKEDFDLIDSFIAKHSINKDTTEKVLAMDSQKIANMLCDPNVTRDKIIPITTGFTPAKAAEVIEQLNFVEMMMATQKMRPRKTPATQGHVTNIRDNPVLIAADAADAALRGFPEQETTTAVARYAPLNAISIMVGAQTGRPGVLTQCSVEEAEELSLGMRGFTAYAETISVYGTEQVFTDGDDTPWSKGFLASCYASRGLKMRFTSGSGSEVMMGYAEKKSMLYLEARCIFITKGCGVQGLQNGAVSCIGIPGAVPSGIREVLGENLLCMAMDIECASGNDQAFSHSDIRRTERLLGQFLAGTDYISSGYSSVPNYDNTFAGSNMDATDYDDYYAMQRDLKVNGGLVPVKEADIIKGRNKAAKALQAVFKSLDLPEITDEEVEAATYAFTSKDMPERNMVEDMKAAQDIMDRGVTGIDIIKGLYAGGFTDVAQAVLNLLQQRIAGDFLQTSAIFDKDWNVISAVNNTNDYNGPGTGYHIDDELWSKIIDIPMAINPSDV
- the pduB gene encoding propanediol utilization microcompartment protein PduB, translating into MQTPDENELVEKVLAQVLRNNVVDNKRKVGVSRLSSSINGVTEFIGTAPIGDTIGMAIANVDPELLKNLHVDHPYRSIGILSARTGGGPQIMSMDEAVKGTNTQAISIQMPRDTKGGAGHGSLIIVGGDDVSDVRQAVHIALKNVPKHFGDVYNTPAGHLELQYTARASQACNLAFGAPEGKAYGLIAGAPAGIGVVMADVAMKAANVEALSFASPAHGTSFSNEGILHISGESGAVRQAVLSAREVGIKLLSQLGGTPTNDYPSYI
- a CDS encoding BMC domain-containing protein, whose amino-acid sequence is MALEALGLVETRGLVPAIEAADAMLKAANVTLVGEQKVGHGLVTIMVRGDVGAVNASVDAGVSAAENIGEVTSNYVIPRPHEDVDKLIALETAKK
- a CDS encoding NADPH-dependent FMN reductase produces the protein MSFKIVAFCGSSKPGSYNQYLINFLRKKYINEMNLQILDIDDLPFLKFMKYEDFPSKVKYMCQSIQSADGLVIATPEINHGMTANVKNAIDWCSMVPHLLWHKPVMLMGASTGPLGTVRAQMQLRQVLESPMINSRVTRSIECLVTNAQDLFDENGNLTSQKSIDVMDQQFNEFKQLINERNQELAHE
- a CDS encoding BMC domain-containing protein, encoding MNDEKFPERIIQEYVPGKQITLAHIMANPNPDLYEKLGALNTTDPIGIITLTPAESTIIAGDIAIKSGDVKVAFLDRFSGSLFLVGRIDDLETSLQAVLDYFEKRLKFSVTMITRS
- a CDS encoding DUF4430 domain-containing protein; this translates as MKKLASFLFAFLLLIGLAAPATTAQAKSNNNNIKVTYTLKNNKKQIGKKTITLKKNDSVMKGLKKGWKVSESKGYITSIDGHKQNDKKQIYWTYTVNKKQVNVGANKKKLHNKDHVEFKLSKYESGK